The genome window aattgatttttagtgaatagagGTCAGAACCATCggacagtgaaataggggagatttaacgaataaactgtactatttggctgatccaaaaattctgaaaattttatgataagaagatatatgagtctagttttaggaaaattttacggatctaaatttcaaatttcgtaactcgagttataattaaattagtgactgtcacgcaagtggacagttttattgtgagtagtgaaataaattattttgatttgtttaagtattcggaaaatttttaatgttcccggtttggaccaGAACCGTTTccattgcatgttttagggttttaaggatcctttttagggacatattaaTTGAACGTAAacgaattaatttttaaaagcaaatttttatgctccgatctagtaagttaagtcaagtaatgcctcgtgctcgactcagacaacggtctcgggtaaggggtgttacaatagcAAACACGATTACAATGGCAATACGATTCATTCATTTAGCCAAGCAGATGCCTAATGACTTGATCAATTAAGAAGTCTCCAATGtgaattattagttatttttcGAGTGTCATCACAATATTTCTAGAGTGGTATAACACAAATTGATGACTGTGATGTGTGCTTGTAATGTAATTAttggatgtaaaatataattatttttacaaaataaaaaggtaattatattaaaattgttattttaaaataaaacataattattaaattatatttaataaaaattatattaaaatatgattaaattatttattttattttttaaaattatatgtaataataatctatttaaaatttaataacaataacaataattatctacttaaaaaatttgttaaggGTACTTTGGTCATTTCACTTTtttcatatgttattataatctttattccattcaaccaaacactagaatactattacagttctatttcattccattcaaccaaataattgaattattgattattgctctatttcattacatctCTATTATAACTCTATTCAATTACAACACTATTCTATTCCAGTGAACTGAATGTGGTGTAagtgtaaattaaaaaaattcacgcGATACcaatgaaattttagtaaagtTGGCAAAGACGAAAGTCTCCCGTAAAAACGTATTAAAAAACTATTTGTACTAGTTTTTCATATGCTTTGGGTTTTCATTTGTGTGTTTTGcttccccttttattttttttaatttaaactacATTTATTGTCCAACCCatccaatttttttaacttttttgtttGACTAATTCGctttttgttataaaatgaaCTAGTATGGTATCACCCAGGGTTtacgttttatttttaattaaattatagagtaaatttaaagattataatATGTGTAAAGTTTTTGCATTGTAAATTtaatcttcatatttttatttttaggaatttagtctctttagtttttaaatttaaaatttaggtcaatttgttaacattgttataattcttttgttaaacTTGTTAGCATGacattttgaagttaaaaaaaaaactactcaCTTGATATCCAcgtaacaaaaaaataacaccgTAATGGACCTAAATTTAATAGAGAATTTTAACGATACTAAAATCCTTAAAATTCACATCACATTTTAatcgaataaaatatttagattaactAATTATGTTATAAGAATCGAGGTGCCAAATcatgtcaaaattaaagtatagagattcagtttcaaatttgattgaaatatagagatcaaaattaaaatttaaccattcttatataattaaaaaggaAAGGGATTAAAGATGAAATTTGACCATAATCTTTTCATGtccaagaaaatgaaaatgacagCTGTCATAAAAAGAGGGCCTTAGTGCGTTCCTTTTATATACAGTTGTATAGATTACTATTATTGTTCATCTGCATTTATTTAATTCAGTTATGGTTCaactaattgatttaaaattaatgatttaatatattaaaaaaattaatgatttaatcgATTCTATtagatttcatttttataacatGAATTAGTACTGAAATAATTTTGTCATCTCCATATTGCTATATCTCTAGagtcaataattttatatgaagaACTATTGAACTCAATCACTTGTTGCCGTTACTCTTCAGTTGTTTGTTGAGGTCTATCTTATAGAGCTACTTAAATTGGATCAGTGATCAACTTTTAGGTTTCGTCGTAAACTTAATTGGTTCCTTCCAATTACGTAAATCAATAGATTTGgttgattatttgtttgtgtccaattataaagtaaaaatttgaagattaaATATACTCTAAGCAAAACTTTTAGAATCTGACCGATAACCAAATTGGTCAGTCCGCAGGTTCATACGGTTCGATTAAATGACtcattaaaaaacataaaaaatgaccaattcaatcaGTTATGTGCCCTGATTCAACCGGTCTGTATCGGTTCACAAGTCAACTAGTCTAATGCCTCTCTTCAGACCGATATTCAGGGCAGTTCTCAATTCGACCAGTCGGTCTGGTCTGACTCAAACAACCATGACTCTAAGTCTTTACGCATTATATGTTTGGAATTCAGTCcttcaacttttattttcaagaatttattctctactttatgtatttaaaaatcCGCTTTCAAACTATATATAGCCACGTagtattttaattgaaaagttaatgatattaactatttgaactaattagtaaaattataaaaatatatatataaacactaacttatgttagaaattaaatataaaaatcaaatattacatttaagcattagaaatatcaaaattaaaaataaatcattttataaaatgaaaaaaaaaaaaagagttggtAGGTATGTAAATAAGTTTTATCTGAGAACAGGCTTTCCTTGGGCTATTATAATCTATAATCAACAATAATACATGCATGATAGCGTTTTGATGGGCAAGGCCTGGTTGCTCTTCAATTGGAAATGGAGCTATGATGGAACTTGGCCCATTTAGAGTAGAAAAAGATGGTAAAACCTTGCATCGAAATGAATACGCATGGAATAAGGGTGAGTTCTTGCATTACATAACCGCCAAATTATCAGGGGTTTCCTTGAAAATGAATCATTGACTAACATTTTGTGTGTTAATATGCTAACATCATCTTTTTAGAATCGCCTGCCGGTGTCGGATTCTCTTACTCAAATAGAACCTCAGACTATAAGTCAAGTGGAGATTTAAGAACTGCCCAAGATTCCTTACCTTTCTTGTTTACTGGCTCCAAAGATTTCCTGAATACAAAACCAGGGAATTTTTCCTGGCAGGAGAGAGTTATGCAGGCCATTATGTACCCCAGGTTGCTCACACTAAACTCCAAAATAATCAACACACCAATCAAACTATAATCAATCTAAAAGGAATTGCAGTAAGTTCCTGTAagaatgtttttatatatttatgttgtcATGAAATGAATGTTAACAGGGGGGGTGTTATTGATGTATTAGATAGGTAATGCTTCAATTGATTTTGAAACAATTATGAGAGGAGCAGTGGATTTCTAATGGACGCACGCCCTTACGTCTGATGACATATACACTGGACTTGCATTGAACTGCGATTATTCTACTCTAAATTTATCATCCAAAGTTTGCTTAGGATTTGTGGATAAAGCAAATGATGCTGCTGGTAACATGTATGCCTCTATGCTCCCTTATGCAATTCCTCCTCAACTTCCACTTACCTTATATACCAAGTTGGTGAATAGAATGTTCCTAGTATTTTTTTTCCACTTCTGCTTACTGAGAATTAAGAAATAGGTTTCGGCTTTCCATTCCTGCTcgaaaaattatattcattcCATTAACAGTTTTGCCAATCATTAAGGAAGTAATGGACAGTGGAATTCGGGTTTGGATCTACAAGTTAGTCATTTGACTTAGTCCAATTTCATAACCTTGGATAAAAACATTGATAGCTCATTAAACAAGAATCAAAGTTCAAAACTTTCTAATCAAGTTTAATGGTATTATGTCAGTGGTGACACAGATGGTGCCCTGCCTCTATTATGTAGCAAATATGCCATAAACAAACTGGGGATGCGCATTAAGACTGCCTGGTATCCTTGGTACATCCATGGGGAGGTAAGAGTTTGAACTGAATTTCACTAATCTAATTATTGCTATTAGAAAATGAATCAAAGGTGATCAAGCTAATCATCTAGCTGGTTTTTGTCAAGGTTGGAGGGTATGCTGTTGGATATCAGAACTTAACATTTGTAACAGTAAGAGGAGCTGGACATTCTGTTCCCAGTTACCAGAAAGCCTGGGCCCTGGTGCTCTTCTCGTCCTTCCTAAACGGAAAGCTTCCGCCATCTGCACGAAGGTTCGACCGTTGAGAGAATGATAAATGTATTTTGCTAATTGACATATCATATTAACCGGAAATGTAATGTTAACTTTGTAACCAAGGGTTGAATGTTGAAAACCACACTCACCAAATTTCAACGTGGGCTAAATTTCATTCCCAAACAACAATAGGAATACATATCAAGCTGGCCCCAGGCCCCAGTAGATTTGTTAGCAAGTGCATCAAGCTGTGACTTGGCtacaaaatggaaaattatccTCTGCCAGTATAAATTAGCATCAATATTGGCTTGCATACATACTTAATACTATTAGAAGCTTGCATAAGCTCTTGAGTCCAGAGGCCACCATGAAAGTTACTATTAAATACTTGCTGCTTGTGTTGTCTTGCTACTTTACAACTTTCCTCATTTCATGCAAGGGAAACCAGATTGCCAATCTCAACAGGTTGATCGAATCTCGCAAATCTCCTCACCCTGAATCATGGGCTCTACTAAATGATCAAGAAGATAGTCACAACTCTCCAGTGTATGTAGGATCCCAGAAAGGGATGATGCAAAGTGATAAGATCAACGCACTGCCGGGACAACCTGAAGGAGTGGATTTTGACCAATATGCCGGCTATGTAATGGTAGACCCTATAGCTGATCGAGCGTTGTTCTATTATTTTGTGGAGTCACCACAAAATTCTTCCGACAAGCCTCTCGTTTTATGGTTAAATGGAGGTATCAAATTTATCTATACTTCTGAATCAACAGATAGGTATCGAGTTTATTTGCATGGGTATAGAAAATGtcatattaaatcaaaactGAATATGCCATAGCAATAACATCTGCCATTTACTGCATCACATGGTCTGCATATGATAAGCTTGAGTATATGCAAAAAAGAGAAGTATTTGCATACTCAACCTTTGGGAAATATGATTGTATAAAGAAGCTTGACGATAGTTTCAGTACAACACCGATGTAGAACTCCCATGTTTAACCTATCCATAGATCAAACCTTGATTAATCATTTCTGTAGAAAAAGCATCCATTTTGAAACAATAATAGTACTAGAAAAGTGTTTTTCCATCTGAAATCAATATCATCCTTCAGCTTTTCATAGAAACAAAGAACTTAGTGTAGGACCATTTCACTGTTGCGAACCAGAGCACTTCAAATTCACGCTGCCCTGCATGTTACAACAGTCCACACGCATGGTAGAAATAAGGGACCTAGAATCTTCAGTTTTCCAACTTGCAAGGACCAGCAAGTTGTGTGATAGGCTGGTTGACTGAGTCCAGCCAGGTAGGGAGCCCACTTTACTAAGAATATCCCATTGGACTCTTTTATGTTCAAACAATAGCTACTGCTTTTCCACAAGAAAAGTTGACTAGTGATATAGTCTTTGTCCCGAAGCTTAATCATGAACCAGACATCATTGAGACATAATTCAGTGGGATCCCACCACTAATTAAACTAATTGAGCGGATTTCATGGCATGGACTGCCTTTGCTTGGATATTTCTTTCCACTTGATATAGACTTCTTTTTGAACCTGTACAAACACGTGTCATTTATCCTTCCCTTGTTTTTCCTAGTTTGTATCACTGAACAAGAACAGTTCAAGCagtaaaggaaaaattaaaacagaACAGCATATACTTTATTCATCAGCTCAGGCAACTAGATACTGAATTGTAACTTTAGGGAAGAATCCATCTATAACCTAATATATAGACATGAGGGGAGAAAAACAGAAAAAGGATTGATTGACTATGATGTACAGGTCCAGGGTGTTCATCGTTAGGATATGGAGCCATGCTAGAACTTGGACCTTTCAGAGTAAACAAGGATGGAAAAACGCTTTACAGAAATGAATATGCATGGAACAAGGGTACATGAAGTCTCTTCTAAGTTTGACAACACCATAACTTGTTCTCTTGAATTTTCAATTGACACATGCTAGGAAAATTTTGCAGTTGCAAATGTGATCTTTTTGGAATCACCAGCAGGAGTTGGTTTTTCTTATTCAAACGATTCCTCTGATTACACCAAAGTAGGTGACAAGAGAACAACAAAGGACTCGTATGTTTTTCTCATCAATTGGCTTGAAAGATTTCCGCAGTACAAAAGACGGGATTTTTTTATAACTGGTGAGAGCTATGCTGGCCATTATGTTCCTCAACTTGCCTATTATATTCTCTCAAGAAACAAGAACACCAACCAAACCGTCATAAATCTCAAAGGAATCGCTGTAAGTTCACTGCAAAATCCACCATTCTAGTACGTCTGCTTAAAGCTGAGAATTGTTATGGATATTGTAGATTGGAAATGCTTGGATAGATGATGCCATTTGTATGAAGGGAATGTTCGATTATTTATGGACACACGCTCTCAACTCAGATGAAACCAATGAAGGAATTAATAAGTATTGCAACTTTGTTAGTGAAGATTCAGTTAGCAAGAAAGGAGATGGAGATGACAATACGATTCAATGTGGAAAGTATCTAAGTCAGGGATTTAGAGAGATGGGATTCATtgatttatatgatatttatgcCCCTCAATGCAATTTATCGGCAATAAAACCTGGCTCAAATGGTAATGTAAGTATCATACTCTTAAATGGTCATGCATGCTTCATACTGTTTTACTGACTAAGACAATagtaattaaaacttataacACACTTCTCCTATTGATTCAAACTTGAATTTATATGATATCTTGAATTGTTAGATCATGAACTTTGATCCCTGCTCTGGCTTTCACGTCAAATCGTACCTAAATCTTGCCAAGGTACAAGCAGCCTTTCATGCCAAAGCTACAAAATGGTCAGGTTGCAGGTAGGCATGCCATCAATTTCTTGCTTTAAAGATATTCACGAAGTAACAAGACATACATCCAAATTGAAAGAAAGGTTTTTTACAATCTGCAAAGAATTGAAACCAAAATTCCTTACCAGTCTGCTTCTGTACTATGTTCAGTAGCGTTGGATGGACAGACAGTCCGATGTCAGTTCTTCCTGAAATACGAAACTTATCAAGAGAGATTAGGGTCTGGATATACAGGTAAAGATTAAAAAGTTACCTAACTTGATTTCTCAATAAACAATCTATTAATTTACATATAAGAGTTATGctgattatttttatgaaaataaaatctgCTGTCAGTGGTGATACAGATGGTCGAGTTCCTGTGACATCCTCTAGGTATGCCATCAAGACCCTAGAACTTCCAGTAGAGACAGCATGGCGACCTTGGTACTCTAATAGTGAGGTAATATGGTCAATCCTGCAATTTGATAAATCCCAAGCTGTAACTTTTATGTATACTTAATACACCGATGGTAGCAGGTGGGAGGATATGTCGTTGGCTACAAGGGAGTGGTTTTTACCACAGTTCGGGGAGCAGGACACACAGTTCCAAGCTACCAACCGGAGCGAGCACTTACAATGATCACATCTTTCCTTCATGGGAAACTGCCTCCCGACGTTTCTCCCTTTTAACAAACCCCATTGAGAACCCCCTCCTAGTAATCATCTCATACTCAAACTCCATAAATTTATTGTCGACCTCACATGCTTTCTCTATATAACTTTTCATACAACGGGAAGTTGAACCAGTTCTCTgctgataaaattattttaaaagctGAAAGGAATGTATTGACAAAGTATTATTATGCTTCTATTTAAGTGCATCATCCATTTACAAATAAGGCCAAAGAGTCAAATTAATACCGTAGGGTTGGCGCAATGAGAGTCCGTCCATTTTCAACTCAATCAATACGGAATcaaatatgtcattttcaatTGCATCCAGATGAACTTACTAACAGTTATAAAATAGAAAGAGATACAAAAGTTTGTTAATTAGTTCAGAAACATCCTACCTTATGTGGTCTTATTTAGGTAGTAACTCACTATGAATCAATAAGTACAAAACTTGATTTAAGTCCAACTCAGTCAACTAGTTGTAACCTCACTCTTATACAAAATCTAAATCTCTCTCCCACTAAAATTTTCCCTTGAAAACGTAGTTGCAAACTGAATAATAAAAGCATTTTACTTGCAACAAATATGCACTTAAATAAGTTCTTCACTTGAACAAAGTAAGTGTTCTTTTCAACTCATAATAAATTATAACAAGCCTGAACATAAATAGAGCTTTAGTGACTAACAAAATTACAATCAATGTGGATGTATATCTCctcaaaaatagttttcaaaCAAGTCTTCAATATGGAATGAAATTGCCTGGATTTTTTTAACTATAGTCCTCTAAAGAAAACAAATCTTTTCAATAAGGTAACCAGATTACATTGAAAGTCTTCAACATATAATTACTTTGATTTGtgattttccatgttttgtctTTGGTACAATGCttctaaaagtttttaaatatgttctgttgaaaaaaaaaatagattttttggAAGCTTTGAGGCATATTTTCGATTAGTAAAGGTGGAGATtcgaatcataaaattatggttttatattctatcccatgagacctttacaacggtatatcatatgctcaaaatggttaagtgatgaatgagaaattgatgctcaaagtaagccaCTTGTGAAGTATGTTGAGGAAAATGGCTTactttgagcatatgatataccgttgtaaaggtctcatggggtagaataaaattaacaatataaaCAATCAAAATGCCACATTGCTTAGATATTAAGTGtggaatatgtttatatatatgaaccaaCTTGGTGGTTTTAAGTCTAACCATATGTGCGTATCCAAATGTGTTCGTATCATATACTTGTTTGACACTAATATGAGGTGAAAATTGTCATGTTCGTGCTTCTTAGGTTTTGGTTAAAAGATGCCAACAAAATATGACAAGTTACAATGGTCTGTCTGATGTATGCTAAGTAGCAATTGGAGTTGTTTGGTCCTTGAAATTGACACTAACAATCTCCTTTGACACTCATCCTAATTAATTCAATCAACTATGATTTTAAAACCACAATTAACCATTTAGGCAAGACAACAATAACATTAACAATCAAAATGTATAGTTATTAAAATCTCATAACAATAGTAAGGTAAGGATAATTCACCACTTACATGTCCCAAATATAGTAGTATCAagtataaaatatcaatattgaaaataaacatatatgaagaaaaaaaacttcaacACAAACCAACAACGAAATAAACTTTTCCTCCTATTAATTCAGGAACTCACCCTtccatttttttactaaaaaatgcAATGGCATTAAAGTTGGAGAAGTTTCAATTGTAGCTCATGATACTAAATAGTCTTATCAAGATATGTCAATTCCTCTTTAAATGCTCAACAAGTCTGGCCTATGCAACATTCAATACTCTGGCAAATGTTCATCTAATTGTAACCAGGGTAGCAACTGATTTAATATTATCATCCTCATAAGTATCCATAGTTGGAGCATCCAAATCAGTTTCAGCAACAAcatgctttcttttttttcatttataagaATAATTCAATTCTCTCAATTGAGCTTCATAGATCTCACCCTTTTCCATTAtgtttggattttgttttaaGAGAATATAAAAGATAAGTAATGAAAAGGGCAATGAATGCCTGGTGTTCTTGGTTTCTGCGTGCTTTacaatttccttaaaaatcaattGATCAAGATCAAAGGAGATGAATGGTACTACCTTGTACAATTAGGTAACCATTCGCTTATTAACTACCAACTATTGATTATTGAGGAGCCAACTTCTGATTGTTAATTCCTCAAGAGCAGCATAGGTTGGTTAAAGTTTAGAGGCTCTAAAATCTTGACCTTTAGGCCAGATTGTTCAAACATTGTTGGTTAACTTAGTAACAAAGAAATCatctttaacaaaaaaattggcATAATCTCAACCTtaataatgaagaaaatgacTAATAGTACTAGGAATGAATCAAAAGTAGTGACTGCTTACAAAGGTTTGCATATGGTGCTCATTTTTAGTATCCTTGATATGCTTTTAAAGGTTCTATAGAATTTCAAAATCACATTCTTCATGAAAGATTAGGTACACGTCACAAATAAGAGTTGATTTATGTTTCTAGGTTGATATCAATGTTGTTCTTGTAGAACCCACTCTTCTAGATGTTCCTTTCATATATGAAGACTTTTTAAGCTACAATCTTCATTTGTTTCGCACAGGAATATGTGATGAACCTGACTTCGGGTTCAATTGATTTTAGTTGAgcttcttttataatttcagaTACTAATGCCTCTTTCATCTTCTAGTTTCTCTTCTTTGTAGAGGATGGTGCACTAGGTCTTATGGAGAAATACCTTTTAGCTTGAGCAACCAACTTATCAGTACATAATCCTCAATATCAGAGTCATCATCAACaacaaaatctattattttttcttcttctatactttttttattcttagGAACCTTAGCAATAAAAGGCTCATTTCCTTTCCTAGTACATTTTTTTCTTGCGTACTCAACTTTGGTTGCCTTCGTAACAAATGCAACACCCTTCACTCGTCCCAACGATAAATACCGATAAGAGATGCTATAGGAACGTATATAGAGAGAAAACTTTcgaaatactttaaaaaataaaccttaaGACAATTAGATAAACTCTTTGAATTATATTAGAGTTGAATACAAGGCcttttaaacatttataaatcACTTCGGAACATTTATAAGTTGTTTGAGGGGTTAGAAGCATAAACCAGTATTTTAGAGgcttaaaaacaattaaaagttgCAAATAACTGTTTGAAAGATTCTAGTAAAGAAAAATCATATtagataaatttaactaaaaacatgtttttctgTAGTGTATGAGAAATTatctttttcaataaaattttcaaattatttaaacaagatTAGGAAAAGtagcatatattttaaaaatgaaatatgtcctaaagttaaaatgttattattatttataaaaataacttcttaaacttaaatcatgtatgtatatgtttggaaatttataaggtaattgtatatatttttttaaaaactctcATGTTTGTTTAACAGTTCATAGTTGCCCTTTCCAATAATGTCGTCTCCAAGATTCAAACTCACATTCTCTCCTTAATAGTGCAATGTGTCTTACCATTGCACTAAATACTTGTTGGTAAGGTAATTGGATTAAgtataattgtttgtaattaccTCCAACTTTCACCCTCGCCTTAATAATTGTAGAATGGAATTAGGATTCTCTAATTATGCTCAATTCAATGaaacctattaattataatgaTTAACAAACATATCACACATGcgtaattacaaaaaattagactctaacttaattactaaataagTTATCAAACACACTTTTAGACTTCAATGTTTTTTATAATGCCAAATCAATTGGGTAGTACATCTTAATTGTtactacataaattaaatggaCTAAATCTTGAAATCCTAGACCTACTTATATAACTTCTTAAAATTTACCATGTTTAGTTAGGCACATTCATATAATTGTGCTTACATAAACATAGATAATGGATATACTTTAGCATCGACGCATCAGATGACCACCTAGAAAATTGGTCGTTATTATGgttgaataaattgatattgGTATAGTTGTTGAAGAACCTTGAAAAGAAGGATggttgaaatcaaattttaaaaaaaaaattaagtatttattatgtttttttaattgttatgtCTGTAacaaattaagtttaatattgtTGGTGTTTTGAGACTAAGAAAGTAAAAATGAGACAAAGAACCAGCAAGATGAACTAATCTGAAGCactattttcatttcaaaacatacaatatatataatttatttttccaagaaCTCAACTAACTCAACTAACATCTTGAAAAACAGAAAAACTTATCTTGTACACAAACTGATTAAGTAAATCAACACCTAAACACATTAAGTCAATACCAACTTAGTTTGTTTTCAACTAAGTATTTTAACAAAGgaactaaacaaaaaaaaactaaaccaaaAACTTTTGTTTTCCACTCTAAGAAGTCAGTTTGCACTTCATCTTCGAGTTCGCTTCATTGCTGGACAACTCGCACTTTTATTGACTGCAAGTATGCTTGCACTTAGACAATTCACCAATATGCTTAAACAATCAGCCAAGCTTGTCGTGTAGGAACTCTCCGCATGATAGTTCGCATATTAACAGTCTGCCAACCTTCTCATTCTTGGACTATTCACCATGTGACTTTGAGCCTAAACTGTTCGCCATATGTTGTCTGTCATATGTACTCTCCACTGCATGGTTGGCCATTTCACAACACTCCTCATTAGCGTCCATGCTGCGAACTTCAATGTCATATCTCAACTTCTCGAACTTTATCTTCCCAAGAGGCTTAGTTAGAATATTTGCTAATTGATCTTGTGAACTACAATGAACTAGTGTTACTTCCTTTGTTTGTTCCACTCCCTTACAAAGTGATACCTAattttgaagtgttttgtttTCCCATAGAATGTTAGATTCTTTGCAATAGCAACAGCAAACTGATTGTCATATTTGATCTTTGTTGCTTCCTCTTGGTATATGTTCAAGTCATTCAACAACTTTCTTAGCCAAATGATTTGGTTGACAAATGCAGCGGCTGCAAGATACTTTGTTTCAATTGTGGATTGTGCTATTGATTCTTGTTTTCTTGAACTCCAACAAAAAACACTTGACCCTAGAGTAACAAAGTAACCAGAGGTACTCTTCATGTCCTCAATAGATCCCGCCCAATCACTGTCTAAGTAACCAAGTAGCTTAACATTTTTAGACTTCATAAATTTCACTCCATAGTTCAATGTTCCTTTTACATATCTCAAAATTCTTTTGGCGGCTTTGTAATGGATTACGTTGCTACAAGGCCTGTGCCTCAACAACAAGCTTACAATGAACATTATATCTAGCTTGGATACAGTTAAGTAAAGTAAGCATCCAACCAAGTTTCTATAGCTTGTCTCATCAActctttcaacattttcatcgcTAATGAGCTTCTTTCCTTTAGCAGTGGAAGTGTTGGCAGGCTTGCAAGTTTCCATGTCATATCTTCTTAAAATCTTCATGGAAAAAGCCTTTTAGCTTATAAAGCTGTTTCTTGAGTTTGAAACACTTCCAGACTAAGGAAGTAAGTCATTTCTCCCAAATTTGACATCTCAAACATCACTTGTATCTGCCCTTTGAAGTTATCAACCAACTTAACAT of Gossypium raimondii isolate GPD5lz chromosome 3, ASM2569854v1, whole genome shotgun sequence contains these proteins:
- the LOC105797346 gene encoding serine carboxypeptidase 1 isoform X2; the protein is MKVTIKYLLLVLSCYFTTFLISCKGNQIANLNRLIESRKSPHPESWALLNDQEDSHNSPVYVGSQKGMMQSDKINALPGQPEGVDFDQYAGYVMVDPIADRALFYYFVESPQNSSDKPLVLWLNGGPGCSSLGYGAMLELGPFRVNKDGKTLYRNEYAWNKVANVIFLESPAGVGFSYSNDSSDYTKVGDKRTTKDSYVFLINWLERFPQYKRRDFFITGESYAGHYVPQLAYYILSRNKNTNQTVINLKGIAIGNAWIDDAICMKGMFDYLWTHALNSDETNEGINKYCNFVSEDSVSKKGDGDDNTIQCGKYLSQGFREMGFIDLYDIYAPQCNLSAIKPGSNGNIMNFDPCSGFHVKSYLNLAKVQAAFHAKATKWSGCSVGWTDSPMSVLPEIRNLSREIRVWIYSGDTDGRVPVTSSRYAIKTLELPVETAWRPWYSNSEVGGYVVGYKGVVFTTVRGAGHTVPSYQPERALTMITSFLHGKLPPDVSPF
- the LOC128039917 gene encoding secreted RxLR effector protein 161-like, whose translation is METCKPANTSTAKGKKLISDENVERVDETSYRNLVGCLLYLTVSKLDIMFIVSLLLRHRPCSNVIHYKAAKRILRYVKGTLNYGVKFMKSKNVKLLGYLDSDWAGSIEDMKSTSGYFVTLGSSVFCWSSRKQESIAQSTIETKYLAAAAFVNQIIWLRKLLNDLNIYQEEATKIKYDNQFAVAIAKNLTFYGKTKHFKIRYHFVREWNKQRK
- the LOC105797346 gene encoding serine carboxypeptidase 1 isoform X1; this translates as MKVTIKYLLLVLSCYFTTFLISCKGNQIANLNRLIESRKSPHPESWALLNDQEDSHNSPVYVGSQKGMMQSDKINALPGQPEGVDFDQYAGYVMVDPIADRALFYYFVESPQNSSDKPLVLWLNGGPGCSSLGYGAMLELGPFRVNKDGKTLYRNEYAWNKVANVIFLESPAGVGFSYSNDSSDYTKVGDKRTTKDSYVFLINWLERFPQYKRRDFFITGESYAGHYVPQLAYYILSRNKNTNQTVINLKGIAIGNAWIDDAICMKGMFDYLWTHALNSDETNEGINKYCNFVSEDSVSKKGDGDDNTIQCGKYLSQGFREMGFIDLYDIYAPQCNLSAIKPGSNGNIMNFDPCSGFHVKSYLNLAKVQAAFHAKATKWSGCSSVGWTDSPMSVLPEIRNLSREIRVWIYSGDTDGRVPVTSSRYAIKTLELPVETAWRPWYSNSEVGGYVVGYKGVVFTTVRGAGHTVPSYQPERALTMITSFLHGKLPPDVSPF